The Litchfieldia alkalitelluris genome has a window encoding:
- a CDS encoding sensor domain-containing diguanylate cyclase — MNVSEKVKYIVWSTWIVVFPIAMWVVYDYTNHKILGYEIDLAGFLLITVILSILPIVVNGTPILFLEGVSLVIFLYFGLFIEILFSQLAMLVLLLNMKVGKKDCYRFPINSLMFLTVSLVGGLVYYLLGGTHGELDMSSGQVLIAILGYELSKFFANHTILFYIKKSVYSLKAPYLSKDLLWEGFSKLFHFPIGLLLYILYVEIGAVSLFYVGIPLVSLSIILRSYYSSQRINDYLQKTSELGHELAGKLQYNEVIDLFIERTSDILSVDSAYILDTVGEEKLNLIRQHGTGDKPETKPFHPIFINEAISGNVWAKKKSVLYQTRKEWAHLNEYYLPESVESILSVPVIRHKRVVAVLVFASNRRRAFEKYQLSIVEILASYLGVATENARHHAEAKNKSERCALTGLYNFRYLEELLDKEFIKVHQKGEVKPLSLILLDIDHFKTVNDTYGHQSGNEILKQLSMRLINLIGDIGTVSRYGGEEFVVLLPDTDKETTHKIAETIRQMIANRPFTIRDDLNGGAKLKIRITASIGFATAPEDAEGPMDILRHADRAMYTGAKQAGRNKVAMYVK; from the coding sequence TTGAATGTAAGTGAAAAGGTCAAATATATTGTATGGTCTACGTGGATTGTTGTTTTTCCGATTGCCATGTGGGTCGTATACGATTATACGAATCATAAGATTCTTGGTTATGAAATAGATCTTGCAGGCTTCTTACTTATCACAGTTATCCTTTCTATCCTCCCTATTGTCGTGAATGGTACCCCGATTTTATTCCTTGAAGGGGTATCCTTAGTCATTTTCTTATACTTCGGATTATTTATTGAAATACTTTTTTCGCAACTGGCTATGTTGGTACTATTACTAAATATGAAAGTTGGCAAAAAAGACTGTTATCGTTTTCCTATTAATTCACTGATGTTTTTAACCGTATCGCTTGTTGGTGGATTGGTTTATTACCTACTCGGTGGCACACATGGTGAACTTGATATGTCCTCTGGACAAGTCTTAATCGCCATTTTAGGCTATGAATTATCTAAATTTTTCGCGAATCATACGATACTTTTTTATATTAAAAAGTCAGTATATAGTTTGAAGGCTCCTTATCTAAGTAAAGATTTATTGTGGGAAGGATTTTCTAAACTTTTTCACTTCCCAATCGGACTATTACTGTATATCCTTTATGTGGAAATAGGAGCAGTTTCTCTTTTTTATGTAGGAATTCCACTAGTTAGTTTGTCTATTATTCTACGATCATATTATTCAAGTCAGCGTATTAATGATTACCTACAAAAAACGAGTGAACTAGGTCATGAACTAGCGGGTAAGCTTCAATATAATGAAGTGATTGACTTGTTTATTGAGAGAACAAGTGATATCTTATCTGTTGATTCCGCTTATATCTTAGATACAGTTGGAGAGGAAAAGCTTAATCTAATCAGACAGCATGGAACAGGAGATAAACCTGAAACAAAGCCGTTTCATCCTATTTTTATCAATGAGGCGATAAGTGGCAATGTTTGGGCCAAGAAGAAATCTGTTTTATACCAAACAAGGAAGGAATGGGCACATTTAAATGAGTATTACCTTCCTGAATCTGTGGAAAGCATTTTAAGTGTTCCTGTTATCAGACATAAGAGGGTTGTAGCAGTCCTCGTCTTTGCTTCAAATCGACGGAGAGCATTTGAAAAATATCAGCTAAGTATTGTTGAAATTCTAGCATCCTACCTTGGTGTAGCAACTGAGAATGCAAGACATCATGCCGAAGCTAAAAATAAAAGTGAACGCTGTGCCTTAACTGGACTATATAATTTCCGTTATCTAGAGGAATTACTAGATAAAGAGTTTATAAAAGTTCATCAAAAAGGTGAAGTAAAGCCACTTTCATTAATTCTACTTGATATTGATCACTTCAAAACAGTCAATGACACATATGGACATCAAAGTGGAAATGAAATTTTAAAGCAGCTTTCCATGCGACTCATCAACTTAATCGGTGATATCGGAACCGTTTCTAGATATGGAGGAGAAGAATTCGTCGTTCTTTTACCAGATACAGACAAAGAAACCACACACAAAATTGCCGAAACCATTCGCCAAATGATTGCAAACCGACCATTTACAATTAGAGATGATTTAAATGGCGGAGCGAAATTAAAAATACGAATCACAGCAAGTATTGGATTTGCAACTGCACCTGAAGATGCGGAAGGTCCGATGGATATACTAAGACATGCGGATCGTGCGATGTATACTGGGGCGAAGCAGGCGGGGAGAAATAAGGTTGCGATGTATGTGAAATAG
- a CDS encoding PulJ/GspJ family protein, translating into MKKYILNNRGLTLIELLASLVIFSLIMGLISGLIINSANHFEVTKKKVSLSQEANLILAQLTRIHQTKSTYIIDYNYSTNEIKIDGNKVENSNIVVKLSRLGQSDYKEVANNVNLKVSSRKPLYIEFSLSNYEHSEPYKVKTVINRY; encoded by the coding sequence ATGAAAAAATATATACTAAATAATAGAGGCTTAACTTTAATAGAACTTTTAGCTTCCTTAGTGATCTTCTCTTTAATTATGGGGTTAATTTCCGGATTAATCATAAACAGTGCAAATCATTTTGAGGTTACTAAAAAGAAAGTAAGCCTGAGTCAAGAGGCGAACCTTATACTTGCACAATTAACCCGTATTCATCAAACCAAAAGTACTTATATCATAGATTATAATTACTCGACAAATGAAATTAAGATTGATGGGAATAAGGTAGAGAATTCTAACATTGTCGTTAAGTTAAGTAGACTTGGCCAAAGTGATTACAAAGAAGTAGCGAATAATGTCAACTTAAAAGTAAGTTCAAGAAAACCTTTATATATTGAGTTTTCACTAAGCAACTATGAGCATTCGGAACCTTATAAAGTGAAAACGGTCATTAATAGATATTAG
- a CDS encoding prepilin-type N-terminal cleavage/methylation domain-containing protein, giving the protein MHLKRENGFTLIELLASIVIITIILTVFMKFFAQAAIFATKNEEMLSGSNDAREVLSLLQENNRVIDILSHYNVYQSNTINPTNNTITQETQLNLLLNPRNEPGIIIPNTELVFSDESSDLIKVKVNVLNSDDSQLLSYTYGYIEKDTSETFKLSTLPYRSNPAQDLFLNMNTATLESEVFLDPASYIYTLHMKNSNKNPFSTFENGDSTFLKLKPTIDEFTIKGTIEFKGPDDGGFEILVDGSLSNPTSTKSSTNYKEENGFVISFLPTQNNKLFLNLRKNGKDDDSLFNNISVDLISQSTNTNNIDFEQPLDIEIQANFVSDLSNPITSKREYQITLIQNDIIKTALFKNSSLNLANINEYDQYNKCIGLRLWSGSSTTEYSELKIYR; this is encoded by the coding sequence ATGCACCTAAAACGGGAAAATGGATTTACACTAATAGAATTATTGGCATCCATTGTCATAATCACCATTATACTAACAGTTTTTATGAAGTTTTTTGCACAAGCAGCCATTTTCGCAACGAAAAATGAAGAAATGCTATCAGGTTCAAATGATGCGAGAGAGGTTCTGTCATTATTACAAGAAAATAATAGAGTAATTGATATTTTATCTCATTATAATGTGTATCAATCTAATACCATCAACCCTACAAATAATACGATTACTCAAGAAACACAGCTAAATCTATTATTAAATCCAAGAAATGAACCTGGGATTATTATTCCGAACACTGAATTAGTCTTTTCAGATGAATCCTCAGATCTTATTAAAGTAAAAGTAAATGTTCTGAATAGTGATGACAGTCAATTACTGTCATATACATATGGATACATTGAAAAAGATACTTCAGAAACATTTAAGTTAAGCACTCTTCCTTATCGATCCAATCCAGCCCAAGATTTGTTTCTGAATATGAATACTGCAACTTTAGAGAGTGAAGTTTTCTTAGACCCAGCTTCGTACATCTATACACTTCATATGAAAAATTCGAACAAGAACCCTTTTAGTACATTTGAAAATGGAGATTCAACATTTTTAAAATTAAAACCTACTATTGACGAATTTACAATTAAAGGCACTATTGAATTTAAGGGACCTGACGATGGTGGTTTTGAAATTTTAGTAGACGGATCATTATCAAATCCCACTTCTACTAAGTCCAGTACAAATTATAAGGAAGAAAACGGATTTGTAATATCTTTTCTTCCAACACAAAATAATAAATTGTTTCTTAACTTGAGAAAAAATGGAAAAGATGATGATTCGTTGTTTAATAATATCTCTGTAGACCTAATTTCTCAGTCAACTAACACTAATAACATAGACTTCGAACAACCATTAGACATAGAAATTCAAGCAAACTTTGTTTCTGATTTAAGTAATCCGATTACTTCAAAAAGAGAATATCAGATTACCTTAATCCAAAATGATATTATTAAAACTGCACTTTTTAAGAACTCATCTTTAAACCTAGCAAACATTAATGAATACGACCAATATAATAAGTGTATTGGCCTCCGTTTATGGAGTGGGTCCTCGACCACTGAATACAGTGAACTTAAAATCTATCGTTAA
- a CDS encoding G5 domain-containing protein, translating to MNNQLKVKLVLILVSCVAFIFVFSQIGTMTYSAVASGDKFETGTKIGSVNVEGLSNAEAFKLVESEVNSWLAVGDITISFGHDTGSVLKNDSLQFYVKESIEAAKHGMDNPLIVTYKESSLNQAIETSSNKKMNSFQENQLIQKLLSDAAMLTTGQIELDLLSFLVVGEQIVVSEAEIPLETASAELTKWVKDIKEVSLEPHGSFSVLNIIEENGFEASDETLSIVGTAIYEVILPTNIDIVERHLSEHLPTYAKLGYEARVENDSKDLMLYNTNPFEYKVTFKLTDKGLKTELVGPELPHKYRVELGEVEEVKPKTIKQYDSKLSFGSKVVKVEGENGTLLNVTRITTKGKKTEETSISDDYYRPVHKVVALSLIGSGLVTTPDDNETPDPEDSDEEDGFFDDDIDLK from the coding sequence GTGAATAATCAATTAAAAGTAAAACTCGTTTTGATTTTAGTTTCATGCGTAGCATTTATCTTTGTATTTTCCCAAATAGGTACGATGACATATAGTGCCGTTGCATCAGGAGATAAATTTGAGACTGGAACGAAGATTGGATCTGTTAATGTGGAAGGTTTAAGTAATGCCGAAGCTTTTAAACTTGTTGAATCTGAGGTTAATTCATGGCTGGCTGTAGGTGATATTACTATTAGCTTTGGGCATGATACCGGTTCAGTTTTAAAGAATGATAGTCTTCAATTTTATGTAAAAGAGAGTATTGAAGCGGCCAAACATGGCATGGATAATCCTTTAATCGTTACGTATAAGGAAAGTTCATTAAATCAAGCAATTGAAACAAGCTCAAATAAAAAAATGAATTCATTTCAAGAGAATCAATTAATTCAAAAGCTTTTGAGTGATGCAGCAATGCTTACTACAGGACAAATCGAACTCGATTTATTAAGCTTTTTAGTTGTAGGTGAGCAAATCGTCGTTTCTGAGGCCGAAATTCCTTTAGAAACAGCATCAGCTGAGCTTACTAAGTGGGTAAAGGATATTAAAGAAGTATCTCTAGAACCACATGGATCTTTTTCAGTTTTAAATATTATAGAAGAGAATGGTTTTGAAGCTAGCGACGAAACGTTAAGTATTGTTGGAACAGCTATTTATGAAGTGATTTTACCAACAAATATTGATATTGTTGAGCGACACCTTAGTGAGCATTTGCCAACTTATGCAAAGCTAGGATATGAAGCGCGAGTTGAAAATGATAGTAAAGATTTAATGCTCTATAATACAAATCCATTTGAATATAAAGTTACTTTTAAGTTAACCGATAAAGGCTTAAAAACAGAGTTGGTTGGACCGGAACTTCCTCATAAATACCGAGTTGAACTTGGAGAAGTAGAAGAAGTAAAACCAAAAACGATTAAGCAATATGATTCGAAATTAAGCTTTGGTTCTAAGGTAGTAAAGGTTGAAGGCGAAAACGGTACCTTATTGAATGTCACTCGAATTACAACAAAAGGAAAAAAGACAGAAGAAACATCAATCTCTGATGATTATTATCGTCCAGTACATAAGGTTGTTGCGTTAAGCCTTATTGGTAGTGGTTTAGTCACTACACCAGATGATAATGAGACACCAGATCCAGAAGACTCAGATGAAGAAGACGGCTTTTTCGATGATGACATAGATTTGAAATAA
- a CDS encoding GspE/PulE family protein: MRNTRKRLGDLLVEGELISEEQLQQALAEKSQSQKLGDVLLQRGYITEQQLIEVLEFQLGIPHVSLFRYPIDTSLTTLIPKEVAQRNLLVPLKRDGEKLFVAMADPMDFYTTEDLRLATGFQIETAIASKDDIVRTINKIYDLDEGVKDFIEESSIDVQEERGSAANDDSPVVKLVNQILQNAVAQKASDIHIDPQETKVVLRYRVDGVLRTERSLPKNMQSVLTARIKIIANLNITESRVPQDGRIKVNLDFQAIDLRVSTLPTVYGEKIVMRVLDLSGALNDLPQLGFNKVNLERFVKLIESPTGIVLITGPTGSGKSSTLYAALNRLNSEEVNIITIEDPVEYRLDGINQIQVNSNVGMTFASGLRAILRQDPNVVMIGEIRDQETANIAVRASLTGHLVLSTIHTNDSLGTISRLMDMGVEPFLVASSLSGVVAQRLVRRVCKDCAEDQVPTNRELEIFARRGIKIDKVRRGKGCGNCNMTGYKGRVAIHELLEMNDEMRRVIMDGHSLTKLREIAIKNRTIFLIDDGLIKVKQGITTTEEVLRVAIAD, from the coding sequence ATGCGAAATACTCGTAAAAGACTAGGAGATCTACTAGTTGAAGGTGAATTAATATCAGAGGAACAATTACAACAAGCCCTTGCTGAAAAGTCTCAGTCTCAAAAACTAGGAGATGTTCTTTTACAACGTGGATATATCACAGAACAACAACTAATCGAAGTTCTTGAGTTTCAATTAGGAATCCCTCATGTTAGTTTGTTTCGATATCCAATCGATACAAGCTTAACAACATTAATTCCAAAAGAAGTCGCACAACGAAATTTATTGGTCCCATTAAAAAGGGATGGAGAAAAATTATTTGTGGCCATGGCGGATCCTATGGATTTTTATACAACAGAGGATTTAAGGCTAGCAACCGGATTTCAAATTGAAACGGCGATTGCATCAAAAGATGACATCGTCCGTACAATTAATAAAATTTATGATCTTGATGAAGGGGTTAAAGATTTTATTGAAGAATCATCGATTGATGTTCAGGAAGAGCGAGGTTCGGCAGCTAACGATGATTCACCAGTTGTGAAACTTGTAAATCAAATCCTACAAAATGCGGTAGCCCAAAAGGCTAGTGATATACATATTGATCCACAGGAAACAAAAGTGGTTTTAAGATACAGGGTAGATGGAGTATTAAGGACTGAACGCTCTTTACCGAAAAATATGCAAAGTGTCTTAACGGCAAGGATAAAAATTATTGCGAACTTAAATATCACTGAAAGTCGTGTTCCACAAGACGGACGTATTAAGGTGAATCTAGATTTTCAGGCAATCGATTTACGCGTATCAACATTACCAACTGTTTATGGCGAAAAAATTGTTATGCGTGTACTTGATTTAAGTGGTGCCTTGAATGATTTACCACAGTTAGGCTTTAATAAAGTGAACTTAGAGAGATTTGTAAAATTAATTGAGAGTCCAACAGGTATTGTGTTGATTACTGGACCAACAGGGTCTGGTAAATCCTCGACATTATATGCTGCTCTTAATCGATTAAATTCAGAAGAAGTTAACATTATTACAATTGAAGATCCTGTTGAATATCGACTTGACGGGATTAATCAAATCCAAGTAAACAGTAATGTCGGGATGACTTTTGCAAGCGGACTTCGTGCGATCTTACGTCAGGATCCTAACGTCGTGATGATTGGGGAAATTCGTGACCAAGAAACAGCAAATATTGCAGTTAGAGCGTCTCTAACAGGTCATCTTGTACTAAGTACCATTCATACAAATGATTCACTTGGTACCATTTCTCGTTTAATGGATATGGGCGTAGAGCCATTCCTAGTCGCTTCTTCATTATCAGGAGTTGTGGCACAACGTCTTGTCCGAAGAGTGTGTAAAGACTGTGCTGAGGATCAAGTACCAACTAACCGTGAGTTAGAAATTTTTGCGAGACGTGGTATTAAAATCGATAAAGTAAGACGTGGAAAAGGCTGTGGTAACTGTAACATGACAGGTTATAAAGGTCGTGTTGCTATTCATGAGTTACTTGAAATGAATGATGAAATGCGTCGTGTAATTATGGACGGGCATTCATTGACCAAGCTTAGAGAAATTGCAATAAAAAATCGAACAATCTTTTTAATTGATGACGGACTAATAAAGGTAAAGCAAGGGATCACGACAACCGAGGAAGTACTTCGTGTAGCCATTGCTGATTAG
- a CDS encoding type IV pilus twitching motility protein PilT, with amino-acid sequence MEEKLNFILRSAHELKASDIHLTAGVPPIFRIQGDLKRYGKEMLLPKDIEAMAKSIIPVKMWEVFLEKGELDFSHGIPGVSRFRVNAYRQRANVALAFRVIPTEIPTVEQLDLPEIMKKVMEKPQGLVLVTGPTGSGKSSSLAAMINYVNQTRSKHIITLEDPIEYLHKHGASIIDQREIGFDTLNFANGLRAALRQDPDIILVGEMRDLETIHTAITAAETGHLVLGTLHTSSAPTTIDRIIDVFPSEQQPQIRVQLASVLVSVISQRLFPTVDKRGRRAATEILINTSAVSNLIRSEKIHQLYNVMQTSRSAGMHTLESNILELVHAGAISKEVAQPFLQEKIE; translated from the coding sequence ATGGAAGAAAAATTAAACTTTATATTACGGTCAGCACATGAATTAAAAGCTTCAGATATCCATTTAACGGCAGGTGTCCCACCGATATTTCGTATTCAAGGGGATTTAAAGCGATATGGGAAAGAAATGCTACTACCAAAAGACATTGAAGCGATGGCTAAATCAATTATCCCAGTTAAGATGTGGGAAGTTTTTCTTGAAAAAGGGGAGCTAGACTTTTCACATGGTATACCAGGCGTTTCCCGATTCCGTGTGAATGCTTACCGTCAACGTGCAAATGTGGCGTTAGCATTTCGTGTGATTCCAACTGAAATACCAACAGTAGAACAACTTGACCTTCCTGAAATTATGAAAAAAGTCATGGAAAAACCTCAGGGTCTTGTTCTTGTTACCGGTCCAACAGGTAGTGGTAAATCATCTTCGCTTGCAGCCATGATTAACTATGTTAACCAAACACGAAGTAAACATATTATTACGCTCGAGGATCCAATCGAGTACTTGCATAAGCATGGTGCTAGTATCATTGATCAACGGGAAATTGGGTTTGATACACTAAACTTTGCGAATGGGTTAAGAGCAGCATTACGTCAAGATCCTGATATTATCTTAGTAGGGGAAATGCGTGACCTTGAAACAATTCACACAGCGATTACAGCTGCAGAAACGGGACACCTTGTCCTTGGGACACTTCATACTTCAAGTGCGCCTACAACTATTGACCGAATTATCGACGTGTTTCCATCAGAACAGCAACCGCAAATTCGTGTTCAGCTCGCATCTGTACTTGTATCAGTTATTTCACAACGACTTTTCCCGACCGTTGATAAAAGAGGACGACGTGCGGCAACTGAAATCTTAATAAATACTTCAGCTGTTTCAAACTTGATTCGTAGTGAGAAGATTCATCAACTTTATAATGTGATGCAAACAAGTCGCTCTGCAGGAATGCACACACTTGAAAGCAACATTTTAGAATTAGTACATGCTGGTGCCATTTCAAAAGAAGTTGCACAACCCTTCTTACAGGAGAAGATTGAATAA
- a CDS encoding type II secretion system F family protein — translation MARYKYQGRDKTGKKSGVVTSKSKKEAVIKLREEGIRVLNIEEVPETFLTKDLSIGNPVKLQDFVIFLRQFATLIKAGVTVVDSINILASQTNSKALSKVLGQVEEDIREGNSLSSSVSKHKKIFSNLFINMVRVGELGGSLDETLERLAVHYEKQHKTRSKVKSALAYPAVIGVVAIGVVIFLLIGVVPTFVGMFADFGAELPAITQFVLSASVFTQEFWWVLLLIVIAFILAIVLIRQQKSTRYYLDLFILRMPIFGKLLQKSALARMTRTLSSLMTSSVPILQALVIVENVVDNEVVGAVIKDSRTALEQGRSMTEPMKKHWVFPPLITQMIAIGESTGSLDEMLGKVADFYEDDVENTTDSLKSLIEPLMIVFLAGIVGTIVLAIMVPMFDMFNHIQ, via the coding sequence ATGGCGCGCTATAAATATCAAGGCCGAGATAAAACAGGAAAAAAGTCTGGGGTCGTTACTAGTAAATCGAAAAAGGAAGCTGTGATTAAGCTTCGTGAAGAGGGCATACGTGTATTAAATATTGAAGAAGTACCGGAAACTTTTTTGACAAAGGATCTTTCAATTGGGAATCCGGTAAAACTACAAGATTTTGTTATCTTCTTAAGGCAATTTGCAACATTAATTAAAGCCGGTGTGACTGTTGTTGATTCTATTAATATATTAGCTTCACAGACAAATAGTAAGGCTCTTAGTAAGGTACTTGGACAAGTAGAAGAGGATATCCGGGAGGGGAATTCACTGTCATCATCAGTTAGTAAACATAAGAAAATCTTTTCAAACTTGTTTATTAACATGGTCCGAGTAGGCGAACTTGGTGGAAGTCTTGATGAAACCCTAGAACGGCTTGCGGTTCATTATGAAAAGCAACATAAAACGAGGTCTAAGGTTAAGTCTGCCTTGGCATATCCAGCAGTTATTGGAGTTGTTGCGATAGGCGTAGTTATTTTCTTATTAATTGGAGTAGTACCAACATTTGTTGGCATGTTTGCTGACTTTGGGGCTGAATTACCTGCGATTACTCAATTTGTATTAAGTGCAAGTGTATTTACACAGGAATTTTGGTGGGTACTTTTATTAATCGTTATTGCGTTTATTTTAGCGATTGTATTGATTAGGCAACAAAAATCAACACGGTATTATTTAGATTTATTTATTCTAAGAATGCCGATATTTGGGAAGTTACTGCAGAAATCGGCGTTAGCAAGAATGACAAGAACGCTTAGCTCACTTATGACTAGCTCTGTCCCCATATTACAAGCTTTGGTAATTGTCGAGAATGTGGTTGACAATGAAGTTGTTGGCGCTGTGATTAAAGATTCACGCACTGCTTTAGAACAAGGTCGCTCCATGACAGAACCAATGAAGAAACATTGGGTATTTCCTCCACTAATTACACAGATGATTGCAATTGGAGAAAGTACGGGATCGTTAGATGAAATGCTAGGAAAAGTGGCAGATTTTTATGAAGATGATGTTGAAAACACTACAGACTCATTAAAATCGTTGATTGAACCACTGATGATTGTTTTTTTAGCTGGAATCGTCGGGACTATTGTTCTAGCAATTATGGTGCCTATGTTTGATATGTTTAACCACATCCAATAA
- a CDS encoding type IV pilin protein, which yields MMKKVLKNQKGLTLIELLAVIVILGIIAAIAVPAIGNVIEKTRLDAVRADAMQVLDSAKIYVASEGVPAPDATSGVPQITETLLTPFLEPVKTLDTFTVQVNPAGTEYKITFKTNTISGNVYETEAYVGDAELSKSSKEFFDKTGPIVK from the coding sequence ATGATGAAAAAAGTACTAAAGAATCAAAAAGGTTTGACTTTGATTGAATTGTTAGCAGTTATTGTTATTTTGGGGATTATTGCTGCGATTGCAGTACCAGCAATAGGTAATGTAATTGAGAAAACTAGATTGGATGCTGTAAGAGCTGATGCAATGCAAGTATTAGATTCTGCAAAGATATATGTAGCTAGTGAGGGTGTCCCAGCTCCTGATGCAACTAGTGGTGTTCCTCAGATTACGGAAACTTTATTAACACCTTTTCTTGAACCAGTAAAAACATTAGATACTTTTACTGTTCAGGTTAATCCAGCTGGTACGGAATATAAGATAACTTTTAAAACAAATACTATTAGTGGGAATGTATATGAAACAGAAGCTTATGTAGGAGATGCTGAATTATCTAAATCATCAAAAGAGTTTTTTGATAAGACTGGTCCGATAGTAAAATAA
- a CDS encoding prepilin peptidase — MVLGSFFNVVGIRVALKKSIVYPHSTCPNCKIQLKPKELIPVFSYLLQIGKCKNCGVKISPLYATVEMVTAILFTISPVLVGWSKELIVSWTLVSLLMIIFVSDLKYMIIPDRVLLFFAPLVLIERIFIPLTPWWDMLLGSAVGFSLLFVIALVSRGGMGGGDIKLYAVLGLVLGWKLTLLSFFLATIIGTLIGVFGMLIGKVQRGKPMPFGPAIVLGTLLAYYFGEDIINWYLNFVIL; from the coding sequence ATGGTGCTTGGATCGTTTTTTAATGTGGTTGGCATTCGTGTTGCTTTAAAAAAATCAATTGTGTATCCTCATTCAACTTGTCCAAATTGTAAAATCCAACTGAAACCAAAAGAGTTAATTCCGGTTTTTTCATATTTACTACAAATTGGTAAATGTAAAAACTGCGGAGTTAAAATATCACCTTTATATGCAACTGTCGAAATGGTGACAGCAATTCTTTTTACGATTTCGCCAGTATTGGTGGGATGGTCAAAGGAATTGATTGTTTCATGGACATTGGTTTCATTGCTAATGATCATCTTTGTATCAGATCTGAAATATATGATTATTCCAGATAGAGTTCTTCTTTTCTTTGCTCCATTAGTCCTAATCGAGAGAATATTTATTCCACTAACTCCGTGGTGGGATATGTTACTAGGGAGTGCGGTGGGCTTCTCTTTACTCTTTGTCATTGCTCTAGTAAGCAGAGGAGGAATGGGTGGAGGCGATATCAAACTTTATGCAGTTTTAGGCCTTGTATTAGGTTGGAAATTAACTCTACTTTCTTTCTTTCTAGCAACGATCATTGGTACCTTAATAGGAGTATTTGGAATGCTTATCGGCAAGGTCCAACGTGGCAAGCCTATGCCCTTTGGCCCGGCAATTGTTCTAGGAACTTTATTAGCCTATTATTTTGGCGAAGACATTATCAACTGGTATCTTAATTTTGTTATTCTATGA
- the pilM gene encoding type IV pilus biogenesis protein PilM, whose product MAFELFPSNQIANIIIKDHVIRYTGVKQSVPLVVQKYRERYLPPGIVEEGKIIERDTLRLILEECVSEWGISKKQVRFTIPDSFVVIRRITVPIDIKDDEIVGYLYSELGSTIHLPFEEPVLDIKKLSEIEDKKEILLFAAPEDIALSYSTLLQEVSLKPIAADISPLCMYRLFDFKDKTNIEDHILLIQFDLSTVNLSIFHQHIPIFMRHIQLETSIDDWDIQNNRSGSKAEIKWVNGEKSLDSVIEEIYREIDHVLNFYQFSLMKGKQAVTKILFSGDHPYINDMYSRVIDRYEISVSTLESIEKLPPNYYLPLGLALKEVQ is encoded by the coding sequence ATGGCTTTTGAACTATTTCCATCAAATCAAATTGCAAACATCATAATCAAAGACCACGTAATCCGTTATACCGGAGTTAAACAGTCTGTACCGCTTGTTGTTCAAAAATATCGTGAACGGTATTTACCTCCAGGCATTGTTGAAGAAGGTAAAATTATTGAGAGAGATACATTACGTTTAATTTTAGAAGAATGTGTGTCAGAATGGGGTATCTCTAAAAAACAAGTGCGATTTACTATTCCAGATTCATTTGTTGTTATTAGAAGAATTACTGTCCCTATTGATATTAAAGATGATGAGATTGTCGGTTATTTATACTCAGAGCTTGGCTCAACGATCCATTTACCATTTGAAGAGCCGGTACTTGATATCAAAAAGTTATCTGAGATAGAAGATAAAAAAGAAATCTTGCTATTCGCTGCACCCGAAGATATCGCACTATCGTATTCTACTCTGTTACAAGAGGTGTCGTTAAAACCTATTGCAGCAGATATTTCTCCGTTATGCATGTATCGATTATTTGATTTTAAAGATAAAACAAATATCGAGGATCATATCCTACTTATTCAATTTGACTTATCAACGGTGAATTTGAGTATTTTTCATCAACACATTCCAATTTTTATGCGTCATATTCAATTGGAAACATCGATTGATGACTGGGATATCCAAAATAATCGTTCAGGCTCCAAAGCGGAGATTAAATGGGTCAACGGAGAAAAGTCGTTAGATTCTGTTATTGAAGAAATTTATCGTGAAATAGATCATGTGTTAAATTTCTATCAATTTTCGTTGATGAAAGGCAAGCAAGCTGTTACGAAGATTTTGTTTAGTGGAGATCATCCATATATCAATGATATGTACTCTCGTGTAATTGATCGATATGAAATTTCTGTATCTACATTAGAGTCAATTGAAAAGCTTCCACCTAATTATTATTTGCCGTTAGGTTTAGCACTAAAAGAGGTGCAATAA